Proteins encoded by one window of Emticicia oligotrophica DSM 17448:
- a CDS encoding glycosyltransferase family 2 protein has product MNPLEVENNAFTQKAQEGQSDIKVSVIVLTYKHEKFIRKTLDSILAQQTNFKFEVIVGDDASPDTTAEIIKEYHTKYPSIIVPMLHQQNLGGFGKNNTLAALAIAKGKYIAPMDGDDYWTTDKKLQTLADFLDQNEDYVACFHNAEIIFDDDSHPNQFVNQPDQKEVVTVEDFIGEDEVWFIATSAILFRNGVINHYPQWFHESKSGDIPRYILLGKGGNKFRYINEVMSVYRKNRHSGMSFTDGYKDAEFLQNRIGMYRGIDKELNYKFHQTLNKNIARYYRMMLDSKQYTGKYFKQLPVAIQYLRLGKPSTEIRREIIREYIFPKWLSNLYSFFALLPHRLKSK; this is encoded by the coding sequence TTGAATCCATTGGAAGTAGAAAATAATGCCTTTACTCAAAAGGCTCAAGAAGGGCAATCTGATATAAAAGTTAGTGTAATTGTATTAACTTACAAACACGAAAAATTTATTCGAAAAACACTCGATTCTATACTTGCTCAACAAACCAATTTTAAATTTGAGGTAATTGTGGGCGATGATGCTTCTCCAGATACTACTGCAGAAATCATTAAAGAATATCATACTAAATATCCTAGTATAATTGTTCCGATGCTACACCAACAGAATCTTGGTGGTTTTGGCAAGAATAATACCTTAGCAGCCTTGGCTATTGCTAAAGGAAAATACATCGCACCTATGGATGGTGATGATTATTGGACAACAGATAAAAAACTTCAGACACTTGCCGACTTTTTAGACCAAAACGAAGATTATGTAGCGTGCTTTCATAATGCTGAAATTATCTTTGATGATGATTCTCACCCCAACCAATTTGTTAATCAACCTGACCAAAAAGAAGTTGTAACGGTTGAAGACTTTATTGGCGAAGATGAAGTTTGGTTTATAGCTACTTCTGCAATTTTATTTAGAAATGGTGTGATTAATCATTATCCACAGTGGTTCCACGAATCAAAAAGTGGTGATATCCCTCGATACATTCTATTAGGCAAAGGTGGAAACAAATTCAGGTATATAAATGAAGTGATGTCGGTTTACAGAAAAAACCGTCATAGTGGCATGAGCTTCACAGATGGCTATAAAGATGCCGAGTTCTTGCAAAATCGGATTGGTATGTACCGTGGTATTGATAAAGAATTAAACTATAAGTTTCATCAAACGCTCAATAAAAATATTGCTCGCTACTACCGAATGATGCTTGATAGTAAACAATATACAGGCAAATACTTTAAGCAATTACCCGTTGCTATTCAATATCTAAGATTAGGAAAACCAAGCACAGAAATTCGTCGAGAAATAATCAGAGAGTATATTTTTCCAAAGTGGCTAAGTAATCTTTATAGTTTTTTTGCACTTTTACCTCATCGACTAAAATCTAAATAA
- a CDS encoding glycosyltransferase, protein MIPKVSICVPTYNHEKYIRQMLDGALMQKTDFDFEIIIGDDASTDNNQQIIQQYVDKYPAIFRAFLHKENQGPKEPKEFGGRNNVLGLLKACKGDYVALCEGDDYWTDPLKLQKQVDFMETNPDYAICHHNMRVIYEDGFPEHNFNDDNQKIESTIVDILEDSWFIATASTLYRNIFREKDFVDWHSRAAAGDWALVIQLAATGKIHYIPETMGVYRKHRGGLSNIHSTTNLYFLKNRKQMFADVNKWLNFEYNSTIQHTLAAYDEQIKTLETNF, encoded by the coding sequence ATGATACCTAAAGTTAGTATTTGTGTACCTACCTATAATCACGAAAAATATATCCGTCAGATGCTTGACGGTGCTTTAATGCAAAAAACTGATTTTGATTTTGAAATTATCATTGGTGATGATGCTTCTACTGATAATAATCAACAAATCATTCAACAATATGTGGATAAGTACCCCGCAATCTTTCGGGCTTTTCTACATAAAGAAAATCAAGGACCAAAAGAACCGAAGGAATTTGGCGGAAGAAACAATGTTTTGGGTTTGTTAAAAGCTTGTAAAGGAGATTACGTAGCCCTTTGCGAAGGTGATGACTATTGGACAGACCCATTAAAACTACAAAAACAAGTAGATTTTATGGAAACAAATCCTGATTATGCGATTTGTCACCATAATATGCGAGTAATTTACGAAGATGGTTTTCCTGAACACAATTTCAATGATGATAATCAAAAAATAGAATCAACGATTGTGGATATTTTGGAAGATAGTTGGTTTATCGCCACTGCATCTACACTTTACAGAAATATTTTTCGTGAAAAAGATTTTGTTGATTGGCATAGTCGTGCTGCGGCTGGCGACTGGGCTTTGGTTATTCAACTGGCAGCTACTGGAAAAATTCATTACATACCAGAAACAATGGGTGTTTATCGAAAACATCGAGGTGGACTAAGTAATATTCATTCAACAACCAATCTTTATTTCCTAAAAAATCGAAAACAAATGTTTGCTGATGTTAACAAATGGCTAAATTTTGAATATAATTCTACTATTCAACATACTTTGGCAGCTTACGATGAACAAATAAAAACACTCGAAACTAATTTTTAG
- a CDS encoding glycosyltransferase — MSHKIAIITPLFNDWDCLYKLVEDVRKVLLPTQFADYRFVVVNDCSSLEVNKAKLEGHPVEIINLNKNLGHQKSIAIGISYLNEKSEQDFVVVMDVDGEDKPEHLLILLEEAVSGKANEIVFARRTKRKESFFFKIFYKVYKLIFIFLTGKVINFGNFSVIPKKLVDNVAHISDIWNHYPGGVIRSRLLYKSVGLERGERYMGKSKMNYTSLVIHGLSAVAVYVDTVSVRLLIAVCFLILLALFGISLVYIFSLSIPFWGLLLFFGILMQAFLSTLILVFTVLSYRVNFNFLPAVHFQNYIQTVEKV; from the coding sequence ATGTCTCATAAAATAGCTATCATTACACCTCTTTTCAATGACTGGGATTGTCTTTACAAACTCGTAGAAGATGTGCGTAAAGTACTTTTACCAACACAGTTTGCTGATTATCGTTTTGTAGTTGTAAATGATTGCTCGAGCCTTGAAGTAAACAAAGCCAAGTTAGAGGGACATCCAGTTGAGATTATTAATCTTAATAAAAATCTTGGTCATCAGAAATCAATCGCCATTGGTATTTCATACTTGAATGAAAAGTCTGAGCAAGACTTCGTGGTTGTGATGGATGTTGATGGTGAGGATAAACCCGAACATTTACTCATTCTACTTGAAGAAGCAGTGAGTGGAAAGGCAAATGAAATTGTTTTTGCTCGTCGAACTAAGCGAAAAGAGAGTTTTTTCTTCAAAATATTCTATAAAGTCTATAAACTCATTTTTATATTTCTTACTGGAAAAGTTATCAACTTTGGAAACTTCTCGGTTATTCCCAAAAAATTAGTTGATAATGTTGCCCACATCTCAGACATATGGAATCATTATCCGGGTGGAGTAATTCGTTCAAGATTGTTATATAAATCAGTAGGTTTAGAACGTGGAGAAAGATACATGGGTAAATCTAAGATGAATTACACTTCACTGGTCATTCATGGCTTAAGTGCGGTTGCTGTATATGTCGATACTGTATCTGTAAGATTACTAATTGCCGTTTGTTTCCTTATTTTATTAGCATTATTCGGAATTTCGTTGGTATATATTTTTAGCCTTTCTATTCCTTTTTGGGGTCTTCTGTTATTCTTCGGAATCCTGATGCAAGCATTCTTGAGTACTCTTATCTTAGTTTTTACGGTACTTTCTTACCGAGTAAATTTTAATTTTTTACCCGCTGTTCACTTTCAGAATTACATTCAAACAGTAGAAAAGGTATAA
- a CDS encoding NAD(P)/FAD-dependent oxidoreductase: MNTEVNNTSTTSGKEKLTIIGGGMTGLAAAYIAAKQGVKVTVIEGSDKFGGLLNTFEIGGNQLEHYYHHFFTQDAELRWLLEDLKIADKAFYKKTTMGVFRNGKIYDFNSPIDLLKFKPVGIIGKVRFGLTSLFLGKVAKWRENEGIPTLDWFYRWAGRDITDALWKPMLNIKFGPYANKVPLAWMIGRMAQRLNSRKGGDERLGYISGSWKTLMDTLMNRLESMGVELIKNEPIEEFKLSNGKVEGIITKNMTIDGGKFLLTIPSLYFDKIKNCPLNANGVEYFGAVCTILELKKSFSHIYWMNVADEGYPFGGVIEHTNFIPKEEYKGSHIIYLSRYFAMSESLASMTEEEIKAVMIPPLKKINPDFSEDWIKNVFVFKTNTAATVCDLNFSNKVTNCKTATENLYLANMVHIYPDERSTNNSIRVAAEACKAMGISADFVPYGASLSGQIGF, from the coding sequence ATGAATACTGAAGTAAACAATACATCCACTACTAGCGGAAAAGAAAAACTAACTATCATCGGTGGTGGAATGACTGGTCTTGCGGCCGCTTATATTGCTGCCAAACAGGGAGTAAAAGTAACCGTAATCGAAGGAAGCGATAAATTTGGTGGGCTTCTGAATACTTTTGAAATAGGTGGTAACCAACTCGAACATTATTACCACCACTTTTTCACACAAGATGCCGAACTTCGTTGGTTGCTTGAAGATTTAAAAATAGCCGATAAAGCTTTCTACAAAAAAACAACCATGGGCGTTTTTCGTAATGGAAAAATCTATGACTTTAATTCTCCGATTGATTTATTAAAGTTCAAACCCGTTGGAATAATTGGTAAAGTTCGTTTTGGTCTAACAAGTCTTTTCCTTGGTAAAGTGGCCAAATGGCGTGAAAATGAAGGTATTCCAACATTGGATTGGTTTTATCGTTGGGCAGGTCGAGATATTACTGATGCACTTTGGAAGCCCATGCTCAATATTAAATTTGGGCCTTATGCCAATAAGGTGCCTTTAGCTTGGATGATTGGTCGGATGGCTCAACGCTTAAACTCTCGAAAAGGAGGAGACGAACGTTTGGGATATATCAGCGGTAGCTGGAAAACCTTGATGGATACACTCATGAATCGCTTAGAATCAATGGGTGTAGAATTAATCAAAAACGAGCCAATTGAAGAGTTTAAATTATCAAATGGTAAAGTAGAAGGCATTATAACAAAAAACATGACTATTGATGGTGGAAAGTTTCTTTTAACAATTCCTTCTCTCTATTTCGATAAAATTAAAAACTGCCCACTTAATGCCAATGGGGTTGAGTATTTTGGTGCAGTTTGTACAATTTTAGAACTGAAAAAATCATTTAGTCATATTTATTGGATGAATGTTGCCGACGAAGGATATCCTTTCGGTGGAGTTATTGAACACACAAACTTTATTCCGAAAGAAGAATACAAGGGTTCGCATATCATCTATCTGTCTCGTTATTTTGCCATGAGTGAGTCATTGGCTAGTATGACCGAAGAAGAAATTAAAGCAGTAATGATTCCACCTTTAAAGAAAATTAATCCTGATTTTTCGGAAGATTGGATAAAAAATGTCTTTGTTTTCAAAACTAATACAGCCGCAACCGTTTGTGATTTGAACTTTTCGAACAAAGTAACAAATTGTAAAACTGCTACCGAAAACCTTTACTTAGCAAATATGGTGCATATTTACCCTGATGAACGAAGCACAAATAACTCTATCAGGGTTGCTGCGGAAGCTTGTAAAGCGATGGGTATAAGTGCTGATTTTGTACCTTATGGAGCTTCCCTTTCTGGTCAAATTGGATTTTGA
- a CDS encoding glycosyltransferase family 2 protein — MISIVIPIYNEEENLQNLYTRLTNAAPSWKEDYEIVLIDDGSRDKSLTMMRVMAEKDSHVRVIKLSRNFGHQPAISAGIQEAKGDAIIIMDGDLQDPPEELYRFLDKWREGYEVVYAVRTKRKEGFFKKIAYSSFYRILAAISDIEIPLDSGDFCVMDRKVVNVLVHDMPEQIRFIRGMRAYAGFRQIGVTYERAERAAGEVKYTFKKLVKLALDGLFGFSSFPLRVSTYLGITIAFPSLFIGLFFLLHRLFGFKVFGHTPEETPGLASLAVGMFFLGGVMLIMLGIIGEYISRIYVEVKKRPFFVIDEIIEKKSGN, encoded by the coding sequence ATGATTTCGATTGTTATCCCGATTTATAACGAAGAAGAAAACCTCCAAAATCTTTATACTCGCCTTACTAACGCTGCCCCATCTTGGAAAGAAGATTACGAAATCGTGTTGATTGATGATGGTTCAAGAGATAAATCACTCACGATGATGCGTGTTATGGCTGAAAAGGATTCACACGTTAGGGTTATCAAACTTTCAAGAAACTTTGGTCATCAACCAGCTATTTCAGCGGGAATTCAAGAAGCAAAAGGCGATGCTATCATTATTATGGATGGCGACCTACAAGACCCACCAGAAGAGCTATATCGCTTTTTAGATAAATGGCGTGAAGGCTACGAGGTTGTGTATGCTGTACGTACTAAACGTAAGGAGGGTTTCTTCAAGAAAATAGCTTATTCAAGTTTCTATAGAATTCTAGCCGCTATTTCAGATATTGAAATTCCACTTGATTCCGGAGATTTCTGTGTGATGGACAGAAAAGTAGTGAATGTTTTAGTACACGATATGCCTGAGCAAATTCGCTTCATTAGAGGAATGCGGGCTTACGCAGGGTTTCGACAAATAGGTGTTACTTATGAGCGTGCCGAACGTGCTGCTGGTGAAGTAAAATATACTTTCAAAAAACTTGTAAAATTGGCCTTAGACGGCTTATTTGGCTTCTCAAGCTTCCCATTACGTGTTTCCACTTATTTAGGAATTACAATCGCATTTCCTTCGCTTTTTATAGGTTTATTCTTTTTACTACACCGATTATTTGGATTCAAAGTATTTGGTCATACTCCTGAAGAAACTCCAGGCCTTGCTTCTTTAGCAGTGGGAATGTTTTTTCTAGGTGGCGTAATGCTAATTATGCTTGGCATTATCGGAGAATATATTAGTCGAATTTATGTTGAAGTGAAAAAACGTCCGTTTTTTGTAATTGATGAGATTATTGAGAAGAAATCTGGGAACTGA
- a CDS encoding SemiSWEET transporter → METLGYLAGILTTLAFVPQVLQIYRTKSAKDVSLAMFLIFTTGVGMWLIYGIKVKAFPVIAANAITLILSLVILFFKFKYRKTSL, encoded by the coding sequence ATGGAAACATTAGGTTATTTGGCTGGTATTCTAACCACCTTGGCATTTGTTCCGCAAGTGTTACAAATCTACCGCACAAAATCTGCTAAAGATGTATCCTTAGCTATGTTCTTGATTTTTACTACAGGTGTAGGTATGTGGTTGATATATGGAATTAAAGTGAAGGCATTTCCAGTGATTGCAGCCAATGCAATTACATTGATTCTTTCCTTGGTGATTCTGTTTTTCAAATTCAAATACAGAAAAACATCACTTTAA
- a CDS encoding enoyl-ACP reductase FabI yields the protein MAYGLLKGKTGIISGALNEKSIAWKVALKAHEEGAKIVLTNAPIAMRMGEINKLAEICEAPIIPADATSLEDIENLYTKSMEHFGGKIDFVLHSIGMSPNIRKGKAYGDLNYDWFLKSVDISALSFHKFLQTAEKLDAMNEWGSFVALSYMAAQRTFPFYTDMAEAKAMLESIARSYGYRFGKLKKVRVNTISQSPTETSAGSGIGGFDKFFDFADKIAPLGNASADSCADYCITLFSDLTRMVTMQNLFHDGGFVNTGISEDVMEMMNK from the coding sequence ATGGCATACGGACTCCTTAAAGGTAAAACAGGCATCATTTCGGGTGCATTAAACGAAAAATCAATCGCATGGAAGGTTGCGTTGAAAGCACACGAAGAAGGTGCTAAAATCGTATTGACAAATGCACCTATCGCAATGCGTATGGGTGAAATCAATAAATTAGCCGAAATATGTGAGGCTCCAATAATCCCAGCTGATGCAACTTCATTAGAAGATATCGAAAATCTTTACACAAAATCAATGGAACATTTCGGTGGAAAAATCGACTTTGTTCTTCACTCAATTGGTATGTCACCAAATATTCGTAAAGGAAAAGCTTACGGAGATTTGAACTACGATTGGTTTTTGAAAAGTGTTGATATTTCTGCTCTTTCATTCCATAAATTCTTACAAACAGCCGAAAAACTTGATGCCATGAATGAATGGGGTTCATTTGTAGCATTAAGCTATATGGCTGCTCAACGTACATTCCCATTCTATACAGATATGGCAGAAGCTAAAGCAATGTTAGAATCAATTGCTCGTAGTTATGGGTATCGCTTCGGTAAGTTGAAAAAAGTACGTGTAAATACTATTTCTCAATCTCCAACTGAAACTTCAGCAGGTTCTGGTATTGGAGGATTTGATAAATTCTTCGATTTTGCCGATAAAATTGCTCCACTTGGCAATGCATCGGCTGATTCATGTGCAGATTATTGTATCACATTATTCTCTGACCTTACTCGTATGGTTACGATGCAAAACCTATTCCACGATGGTGGTTTTGTAAATACAGGTATTTCGGAAGATGTAATGGAAATGATGAATAAATAA
- a CDS encoding acyl-CoA dehydrogenase family protein yields MTATENKASIKGGEFLVKEVEAHQIFIPEEFTEEQLMIAETCRDFLKTEVHPRLNEIDNAKSPELMSTLMTKAGELGLLGTAVPEEYGGFGMNFNTSMLVAEALGTGHSFSVAQSAHTGIGTLPIVYYGNDEQKAKYLPLLASGEWKAAYCLTEPDSGSDANSGKSKAVLSADGKHYIINGQKMWITNGGFADLFIVFAKIDDDKNLTAFIVEKSFGGITMNEPEHKLGIKGSDTRQIFFNDCHVPVENMLSSRGNGFKIAVNILNVGRIKLGVAVIGGSKGSLNHAINYANERKQFGVSIATFGAIKHKLAEMATRIFVSETANYRAGQNIDDAIEDLKAQGLNDADAKLKALEQFAIECAIMKVHSSEVLDFVVDESLQVYGGMGYSAEAPLERAYRDARINRIFEGTNEINRMLIVDMLLKRAMKGELDLMGPAMAVAKEIMSIPDFGASDDETLFAAEKKVLKNLKKAALMVSGAAVQKFMMSLSNEQEILMNVADMAIEIYAAESALLRVEKLIGIKGEAAVSLQKDMALIYLQEAVAKVNNAGREAITSFAEGDELRVMLMGLKRFTKIEPMNVKEARRRVADAMIAENKYIF; encoded by the coding sequence ATGACAGCAACCGAAAATAAAGCATCGATTAAAGGTGGCGAATTCTTAGTGAAAGAAGTAGAAGCTCACCAAATTTTCATACCAGAAGAGTTTACTGAAGAGCAATTAATGATTGCTGAAACTTGTCGTGATTTCTTAAAAACAGAAGTTCACCCACGTTTGAATGAAATTGATAATGCAAAATCGCCAGAGTTAATGTCAACTCTAATGACAAAAGCTGGCGAGTTAGGTTTGTTGGGTACTGCAGTACCAGAAGAATACGGTGGATTTGGTATGAACTTCAATACTTCAATGCTAGTTGCTGAAGCTCTTGGAACGGGACACTCATTTTCAGTTGCACAATCGGCACACACAGGTATTGGAACATTACCAATTGTTTATTACGGAAATGATGAACAAAAAGCAAAATATCTTCCATTGCTTGCTTCGGGAGAATGGAAAGCTGCTTACTGTTTGACAGAGCCAGATTCTGGTTCGGATGCAAATTCTGGTAAATCGAAGGCTGTTCTTTCAGCAGATGGAAAGCATTACATTATCAATGGACAAAAGATGTGGATAACCAATGGTGGTTTTGCAGATTTGTTTATTGTTTTTGCAAAAATTGATGATGATAAAAACTTGACGGCGTTTATTGTAGAAAAATCGTTTGGTGGAATTACAATGAATGAGCCTGAGCATAAATTAGGTATTAAGGGTTCAGATACGCGTCAGATTTTCTTCAATGATTGCCATGTTCCAGTAGAAAATATGCTTTCAAGTAGAGGAAATGGATTTAAGATTGCTGTAAATATTCTTAATGTTGGACGTATCAAGTTGGGGGTAGCAGTTATTGGAGGTTCGAAGGGTTCTTTGAATCATGCAATCAATTACGCAAATGAGCGTAAACAATTTGGTGTTTCTATTGCAACATTCGGAGCTATTAAGCATAAATTAGCTGAAATGGCTACTCGTATTTTTGTTTCTGAAACTGCAAATTACCGTGCGGGGCAAAACATTGACGATGCCATTGAAGATTTAAAAGCACAAGGTTTGAATGATGCTGATGCGAAGTTAAAGGCACTCGAACAATTTGCCATTGAGTGTGCAATCATGAAAGTACATAGCTCAGAGGTTTTAGATTTTGTAGTAGATGAGAGCTTACAAGTATATGGTGGTATGGGTTATTCGGCAGAAGCTCCACTTGAGCGTGCCTATCGTGATGCCCGTATTAATCGAATTTTTGAAGGTACAAATGAAATCAATCGAATGTTGATTGTTGACATGCTTTTGAAGCGAGCAATGAAAGGCGAACTTGATTTGATGGGCCCAGCAATGGCTGTTGCCAAAGAAATCATGTCTATTCCTGATTTTGGTGCTTCTGATGATGAAACACTATTTGCAGCAGAAAAGAAAGTATTGAAAAACTTGAAAAAAGCTGCTTTAATGGTTTCAGGTGCTGCTGTACAGAAGTTTATGATGTCATTATCAAATGAACAAGAAATTTTGATGAATGTAGCCGATATGGCCATCGAAATTTATGCGGCCGAATCAGCATTATTAAGAGTTGAAAAACTGATTGGTATCAAAGGCGAAGCGGCGGTATCACTTCAAAAAGATATGGCTTTGATTTACTTACAAGAAGCAGTAGCCAAAGTAAATAATGCAGGCCGTGAAGCAATTACTTCATTTGCAGAAGGTGATGAATTGAGAGTAATGTTAATGGGCTTAAAACGCTTCACGAAAATCGAACCAATGAATGTGAAAGAAGCTCGTCGCAGAGTAGCTGATGCTATGATTGCCGAGAACAAGTATATTTTTTAA
- a CDS encoding family 78 glycoside hydrolase catalytic domain, which produces MRKTILVLFSLLITQSLFSQTLEKLRCEYQETPFGLEVTKPRLSWQMKATTRGAKQTAYQILVADSEAELKKDNGNVWNSGMVKSDQSLKIEYAGKPLESRKRYFWKVKVWNEKNKPTLYSEASWWEMALLKKEDWSAHWIGKNSTEGKAIELQKEFNLGKRATRARIYVSGIGAYHLIFNGKKVGQDYLTPGLLKDSKMIPYQIYEVSNEDLSIGINFITATLGNGWQKGNQLNKLLFQMEMEFYDGSRQTVISDGSWKTRLSPIISNNVYGGEVYNAQLEYGKDWENAALMDEPQNSQELKPLISPQIQIIKEIKAVKITEPRKGRYVFDFGQNIVGFVYLQTEGKATKEVELKYAETLTEKGLVEQKGIKPTDKYLLKGYGIEKWEPKFTFHGFRYVEVEGLPKKADENTLLAKVIYENNPFVENLAYTDEFIQKRYTPKSVTEPNFNENKTIISASLSTESKVIDTNYGQISAQSNLQGNKFSLKLSVPANQTVQVQLPLIAGKSINNIKEGGKFFVVKKKPVKIEGITYLKSEKDKAIFEVGSGNYELTIE; this is translated from the coding sequence ATGAGAAAAACAATCTTAGTATTATTTAGCCTACTCATTACACAAAGCCTATTTTCTCAAACTTTAGAAAAACTTCGTTGCGAATATCAAGAAACACCATTTGGATTAGAGGTAACTAAACCAAGACTTTCATGGCAAATGAAAGCTACCACTCGCGGGGCAAAACAAACAGCATATCAAATTTTGGTGGCAGATAGCGAAGCTGAACTAAAGAAAGATAATGGTAATGTTTGGAATTCGGGAATGGTTAAATCAGACCAATCATTAAAAATTGAATATGCAGGAAAACCACTCGAGTCGAGAAAAAGATATTTCTGGAAAGTTAAAGTTTGGAACGAAAAAAATAAACCTACCTTATATAGTGAAGCTTCTTGGTGGGAAATGGCACTACTTAAAAAAGAAGATTGGTCTGCACATTGGATTGGAAAAAATTCGACTGAAGGCAAAGCCATTGAGCTTCAGAAAGAATTCAATTTAGGAAAAAGAGCTACACGTGCAAGGATATATGTAAGCGGAATAGGTGCTTATCATTTGATATTTAATGGAAAGAAAGTAGGTCAAGATTACCTTACTCCGGGATTGCTAAAAGATTCAAAAATGATACCTTATCAGATTTATGAAGTATCTAACGAAGATTTAAGCATAGGAATTAACTTTATTACTGCAACTCTTGGAAATGGATGGCAGAAAGGGAATCAACTCAACAAACTTTTATTTCAAATGGAAATGGAGTTTTATGATGGTTCTCGTCAGACCGTTATTTCAGATGGTAGTTGGAAAACTCGACTTTCACCAATAATATCAAATAATGTATATGGTGGCGAAGTTTACAACGCTCAACTTGAGTACGGAAAAGACTGGGAAAATGCCGCATTGATGGATGAACCACAAAATAGTCAAGAATTAAAACCATTAATTTCGCCTCAAATACAAATTATTAAAGAAATAAAAGCTGTAAAAATCACAGAGCCAAGAAAAGGTAGGTATGTTTTTGATTTCGGGCAAAATATAGTAGGATTTGTTTACTTACAAACTGAAGGAAAAGCTACTAAAGAAGTTGAATTGAAATATGCCGAGACATTAACCGAAAAAGGTTTGGTAGAACAAAAAGGAATAAAACCCACTGATAAATATCTTTTAAAAGGTTATGGGATTGAAAAATGGGAGCCAAAATTCACCTTCCATGGCTTTAGATATGTTGAAGTGGAGGGGCTTCCAAAGAAGGCAGATGAAAATACGCTCTTGGCAAAGGTTATATATGAGAATAATCCGTTTGTTGAAAACCTTGCTTATACAGATGAATTTATCCAAAAACGTTATACCCCAAAATCTGTAACAGAACCTAACTTTAATGAGAACAAGACAATTATTAGTGCATCTCTTTCAACAGAGTCCAAAGTGATTGATACTAATTATGGACAGATTTCAGCTCAATCAAATCTACAAGGTAATAAGTTTAGTTTGAAACTTTCAGTACCTGCTAATCAAACAGTACAAGTACAATTGCCATTAATAGCAGGAAAATCTATCAATAATATTAAAGAAGGAGGGAAGTTTTTTGTAGTTAAGAAAAAGCCTGTAAAAATAGAAGGAATAACTTACTTGAAATCAGAAAAGGATAAAGCAATATTTGAAGTAGGAAGTGGTAATTACGAATTAACAATCGAGTAA